The uncultured Dysgonomonas sp. genome contains the following window.
ATTCGATCAGGACTTTGTAAAACGCTTGCATGGTACTTGGGTAAAATCGGCTCCTACCAAATGGGAATTGATGGAACAAGTAAAACAAGACATCGAGAACTTCAAAAAAGAAAATAATTGCGATCGCATCGTAGTTATCTGGTGCGGTAGTACAGAAGTGTTCACTCCTCTGGGTGAAGTACACAAAACACTTGCAGCTTTCGAAAAAGGGTTGAAAGAAAACCACAAAGACATTGCTCCTTCAAACGTGTATGCATATGCTGCAGTATCTATGGGTATACCATATATCAATGGTGCGCCTAACCTGACTGTAGACATACCTGCAATGTGGGAACTGGCTGCAAAAACCCAGACTCCGATATGTGGAAAGGACTTCAAGACAGGTCAAACAATGTTGAAGACTGTATTGTCTCCGATGTTCAAGACCCGTATGCTTGGTCTTAACGGATGGTTCTCTACAAACATTCTTGGTAACCGCGACGGTGAAGTTCTTGACGATCCGGGTTCATTCAAAACAAAAGAAGAATCGAAACTTTCGGTTATCGACAACATCCTTCAACCGGAACTTTATCCTGAACTTTACGGTAATGTTTACCACAAGGTTCGTATCAACTATTATCCGCCTCGCAACGACGACAAAGAAGGATGGGATAATATCGACTTGTTCGGATGGTTAGGTTACAAAATGCAGATGAAGGTAGACTTCCTTTGTAAAGATTCTATCCTTGCAGCTCCTCTTTGCTTAGACCTTGTTCTATTCTCAGACTTGGCCAAACGTGCAGGAATGAGCGGCATACAAGACTGGTTGTCATTCTACTTCAAGAGCCCTATGCACGAGCCTAGCAAGGTTGCAGAGCATGACTTGTTTATCCAATATGTGAAGTTAAAAAACACACTTCGTCAGATGATTGGAGAAGAAACAGTAGACTTTATCGACTAATTCTTACCAGAGATAAAATGAGAAAGAGGCATCTATACAGATGCCTCTTTTGTATGTATTAACCCTGTGATAAGACTTATTTTCTTAATCTTACATAATCCACAGCATGCCCTTCCCCCTTGTGAAGTATCAGACTGGCACGCTCACGTGTAGGGAGAATATTTTTACGCAAATTTTTGCGGTTTATTTCCCTCCAAATGGTTTTAGCGGTGTTGATCGCATTCTTATCCGCTAACTTTGCAAAGCTGTGAAAATACGAATCAGGATTCGTAAATGCTCCTTTCCTGAACTTCATAAAACGGGAGATATACCATTCCTCCAATTTCGGTTCATCAGCATCTACATAAATCGAGAAATCAACAAAATCGGAAACGAATATACGAGGCTTCTCATTGGGATAGTCCATTCCACTCTGAAGCACATTCAGACCTTCCAGGATAAGTATATCCGGCTGGTCTATAACCTGATATTCGTTTGGAATAATATCATAAATAAGATGTGAATACTTGGGCACCTTTACATTTCTTTTCCCTGCTTTCAGATCGGTGACGAACTTCAATAAAGTCTTTATATCATATGATTGAGGAAAGCCTTTTTTGAGCATAATGCCCTTTTCTTCTAATATCGCATTCGGATACAGGAATCCGTCGGTAGTTATCAGAGATACACGGGTGTTTTCTTTCCAGCGGCTAAGCAACGCCTGTAATACACGGGCGGTAGTGCTCTTACCCACCGACACACTGCCTGCAATACCTACGATAAACGGTACTTTCATCGATTTTTGATTGAGGAACTTTGTCAGTACCGACTGGCGACTGGTACGCGCATTGAAGTAATAGCTCAATAATCGGGAAAGGGGTAGGTAAATATCTTCTACTTCATCAATGGAAAGCTCGTAGTCGA
Protein-coding sequences here:
- the coaA gene encoding type I pantothenate kinase; translated protein: METFPSSPYIQFSRNQWAALRDSEPMTLTYEELLTLQGIDYELSIDEVEDIYLPLSRLLSYYFNARTSRQSVLTKFLNQKSMKVPFIVGIAGSVSVGKSTTARVLQALLSRWKENTRVSLITTDGFLYPNAILEEKGIMLKKGFPQSYDIKTLLKFVTDLKAGKRNVKVPKYSHLIYDIIPNEYQVIDQPDILILEGLNVLQSGMDYPNEKPRIFVSDFVDFSIYVDADEPKLEEWYISRFMKFRKGAFTNPDSYFHSFAKLADKNAINTAKTIWREINRKNLRKNILPTRERASLILHKGEGHAVDYVRLRK
- a CDS encoding inositol-3-phosphate synthase, translating into MGKVQVGEAKGKLGILTVGVGAVATTFMAGTLLTRKGQGVPVGSITQLATMRLGKREENRFPKIKDAVPLANLNDVVFGGWDIFEEDAYEAAKHADVLTKEDLDKVKDEMSAIKPMRAVFDQDFVKRLHGTWVKSAPTKWELMEQVKQDIENFKKENNCDRIVVIWCGSTEVFTPLGEVHKTLAAFEKGLKENHKDIAPSNVYAYAAVSMGIPYINGAPNLTVDIPAMWELAAKTQTPICGKDFKTGQTMLKTVLSPMFKTRMLGLNGWFSTNILGNRDGEVLDDPGSFKTKEESKLSVIDNILQPELYPELYGNVYHKVRINYYPPRNDDKEGWDNIDLFGWLGYKMQMKVDFLCKDSILAAPLCLDLVLFSDLAKRAGMSGIQDWLSFYFKSPMHEPSKVAEHDLFIQYVKLKNTLRQMIGEETVDFID